From Zingiber officinale cultivar Zhangliang chromosome 5B, Zo_v1.1, whole genome shotgun sequence, the proteins below share one genomic window:
- the LOC121987059 gene encoding EH domain-binding protein 1-like protein 1 → MAASPNPYRGRPSAFRSAPLPQEEDSPGQQRGTAPGEPTPEPPPAPPGSDAGPSQPAGPSQPARHCYRTTIPSEAAQARRHDVSTSVLAMKGCLGSLWAESMNQMDSRRVPGVHQSFHTLHHESKDLRDKVSELELQLNDPDQASHALRAEIRALTSQTERQKRSLTQVRDELRAACEERTAQEVGHQQQLAHQVGEIQSRDTLLREKDHKLEVQAAKLAAQEAELQALREELSQSRAALTGVSTALSAYQEGEEARCL, encoded by the exons ATGGCAGCCTCCCCCAACCCTTACAGGGGAAGACCCTCTGCATTTCGTTCTGCCCCGCTTCCTCAGGAGGAGGACAGCCCCGGTCAGCAACGTGGCACGGCACCAGGCGAACCCACTCCCGAGCCGCCTCCTGCTCCTCCCGGCTCGGACGCAGGCCCTTCTCAACccgccggcccttctcaacctgCCCGCCATTGTTATAGGACCACTATCCCCTCTGAAGCAGCTCAGGCTCGACGACATGATGTCTCTACTAGCGTCTTGGCAATGAAAGGCTGCCTTGGCAgcttgtgggcagagagcatgaaTCAAATGG ACTCACGCAGAGTCCCTGGTGTTCaccaatccttccacaccctccatcatgaaagcaaagacCTCCGGGACAAAGTCTCTGAACTAGAGCTACAACTGAATGATCCTGATCAAGCCAGCCACGCCTTGCGAGCTGAGATTCGAGCTCTAACCAGCCAGACTGAGCGGCAAAAAAGGTCTTTGACGCAGGTCAGAGATGAGCTCCGAGCTGCGTGTGAAGAAAGAACTGCACAAGAGGTGGGACATCAGCAACAGCTTGCCCACCAGGTTGGGGAGATTCAATCCAGAGATACCCTGCTACGGGAGAAAGACCATAAGCTGGAGGTTCAGGCAGCTAAGTTGGCAGCCCAGGAAGCAGAGCTGCAGGCCTTGAGGGAGGAACTGTCTCAGTCTCGGGCGGCTCTGACGGGAGTGTCTACCGCCTTGTCAGCCTATCAAGAGGGAGAAGAAGCTCGTTGCCTGTGA